One Prunus dulcis chromosome 8, ALMONDv2, whole genome shotgun sequence DNA window includes the following coding sequences:
- the LOC117638855 gene encoding ornithine decarboxylase-like has protein sequence MALILPSIPSLSTFSSLQVKLAASQVKGDQHVPADIPRHQLTTLIRSIINKQDEHGPFYIVDLGVLVSLMEKWNHCLPNVQPFFAVKCNHEPAFIAALATLGASFDCASKAEIEAVFAHGVSPTRIVYANPCKGEYHLRYAAGVGVDLATFDSMDEVDKIKRCHPKCSLLLRIAVPNDKSSWRSFGTKFGALREEVAPLLRHAHKLGLRVVGISFHVGSKASESQVYRGAIAAARAAFDVADELKMPKMHVLDIGGGFKANQLFDEIAETINVGIKDYFSDHQSDSDLTVMAEPGRFFAETAFTMVANVMGKRVRGEKREYWISDGIYGSFNLPAYDKSSMQISPLQILSPHQNQVTYSSTVFGPTCDSLDTVVGDCMLPELKLNDYLVFHNMGAYTTSAGTNFNGFCISAIPTYLAFTSANN, from the coding sequence ATGGCATTGATCCTGCCAAGCATTCCCAGCCTTTCCACCTTTAGCAGCCTACAAGTCAAGTTGGCTGCAAGCCAAGTGAAAGGTGATCAGCATGTTCCAGCTGACATACCTAGGCACCAACTTACCACCCTCATCAGATCCATCATCAACAAACAAGACGAACACGGACCATTTTACATTGTAGATTTGGGGGTTCTTGTCAGCCTCATGGAAAAATGGAACCATTGCCTTCCCAATGTTCAGCCCTTCTTTGCTGTCAAGTGTAACCATGAGCCTGCATTCATTGCTGCATTGGCAACACTTGGTGCAAGCTTTGATTGCGCCAGCAAGGCCGAGATTGAGGCCGTCTTTGCTCATGGCGTAAGCCCCACTAGAATTGTTTATGCCAATCCATGCAAGGGTGAGTACCATTTAAGGTACGCAGCTGGAGTCGGAGTCGATCTTGCGACCTTCGACTCCATGGACGAAGTTGATAAGATCAAAAGGTGCCACCCAAAATGTTCCTTGTTGCTTCGGATTGCTGTACCGAATGACAAGAGCTCGTGGCGTTCATTCGGGACCAAATTTGGTGCGTTGCGTGAGGAGGTTGCACCGCTCCTCAGACACGCACACAAACTAGGGTTAAGAGTGGTGGGAATTTCGTTCCATGTGGGATCAAAAGCGTCTGAATCTCAAGTGTACCGCGGAGCAATAGCTGCAGCTAGAGCTGCATTTGATGTGGCTGATGAGCTCAAAATGCCCAAAATGCATGTGCTTGATATTGGTGGTGGGTTCAAAGCAAATCAACTTTTTGATGAAATAGCCGAGACCATAAATGTTGGCATCAAAGACTACTTTTCTGATCATCAGTCAGATTCTGATCTGACGGTGATGGCTGAGCCAGGAAGGTTCTTTGCTGAAACTGCATTCACAATGGTTGCAAATGTGATGGGGAAAAGAGTGAGGGGAGAGAAAAGAGAGTATTGGATTAGTGATGGAATTTATGGGTCATTTAATCTTCCAGCATACGACAAATCCTCTATGCAAATCTCACCGCTCCAAATTCTAAGTCCTCACCAAAATCAAGTGACATATTCATCTACAGTTTTTGGGCCAACTTGTGATTCATTGGACACAGTTGTTGGTGACTGCATGCTGCCTGAATTAAAGTTGAATGATTATCTTGTGTTCCACAACATGGGCGCCTACACAACTTCTGCTGGAACCAACTTCAATGGCTTCTGCATTTCTGCTATTCCCACGTACCTGGCATTTACAAGTGCTAATAATTAA
- the LOC117638878 gene encoding MA3 DOMAIN-CONTAINING TRANSLATION REGULATORY FACTOR 2, with protein MDFSDGFVSKEHLELHRSASESADPLSVSPLHISPRSPRSPKSPKTPKSPKSPRSPKMQGKHGKGSPLKQDRHSHSSVDGRPKKGGCGGKGTWGGLLDTDENDVLDPNDPNFNSSEECENPIAKKERVDFEEYKKKATIIVEEYFTTDDITSTANEFRELDRPNYSYYFVKKLVSKAMDRHDKEKEMAAVLLSALYAEFIDPPQVYKGFCKLVECADDLIVDIPDTVDVLALFIARAVVDDILPPAFLKKEMNYLPKDSKGVEVLKRAEKGYLAAPLHAEIIERRWGGSKKRTVEDVKAKINNLLIEYVVSGDKKEACRCIKDLKVPFFHHEIVKRALVMAMERRQAEGRLLDLLKEAAEEGLINSSQVSKGFGRMIDYVDDLSLDIPNARGILQSLISKAASEGWLCASSLKSLSLEPEKRSLEDSVARIFKTKAQSIIQEYFLSGDILEVNSCLESENSTYSSELNAIFVKRLITLAMDRKNREKEMASVLLSSLCFPADDVVNGFVMLIESADDTALDNPVVVEDLAMFLARSVVDEVLAPQHLEEIGSQCAAPESIGSKVLKMAKSLLKARLSGERILRCWGGGGSSRPGWAVEDVKDKIGKLLEEFESGGGVREACRCMKELGMPFFNHEVVKKALVAIMEKKNERLWILLEECFGSGLITMNQMTKGFGRVAESLEDLALDVPDVQKQFTRYVERAKNAGWLDSSFSFSKSGHITENGTG; from the exons ATGGACTTCAGTGATGGGTTTGTATCAAAAGAGCATCTGGAGCTTCACCGATCTGCTTCAGAAAGTGCAGATCCATTATCTGTGTCTCCACTGCACATTTCTCCAAGGTCTCCAAGGTCTCCAAAGTCCCCAAAAACTCCCAAGTCCCCCAAGTCTCCAAGGTCTCCAAAGATGCAGGGCAAACATGGAAAAGGAAGCCCACTCAAGCAAGATAGGCATTCACATTCTTCAGTAGATGGGCGTCCTAAAAAGG GTGGTTGTGGGGGTAAAGGCACCTGGGGAGGGTTACTTGATACAGATGAAAATGACGTTCTTGACCCAAATGACCCAAACTTCAATAGCAGTGAG GAATGTGAAAATCCAATTGCGAAAAAAGAGAGGGTCGACTTTGAGGAGTACAAAAAGAAAGCTACAATAATAGTGGAGGAATACTTTACTACTGATGACATTACCTCAACTGCAAATGAATTTAGAGAACTTGATAGACCTAACTACAGCTATTATTTTGTAAAGAAGCTTGTCTCTAAGGCTATGGATAGGCAtgacaaagagaaagaaatggcTGCTGTTCTTTTATCTGCACTATATGCTGAATTCATTGATCCCCCACAAGTTTACAAAGGTTTCTGTAAACTGGTAGAATGCGCAGATGACTTGATTGTCGATATCCCAGATACAGTTGATGTTCTTGCACTGTTCATTGCCCGGGCTGTGGTTGATGACATACTTCCTCCTGCATtcctaaaaaaagaaatgaattaCTTACCTAAAGATTCAAAGGGTGTTGAAGTCTTGAAAAGAGCTGAGAAGGGCTACTTAGCAGCACCACTTCATGCAGAAATCATTGAGCGGCGATGGGGAGGTAGCAAAAAAAGGACCGTTGAGGATGTTAAGGCTAAGATAAACAATTTGTTGATAGAGTACGTAGTGAGTGGTGATAAGAAAGAGGCATGCAGATGCATCAAGGATTTGAAAGTTCCTTTTTTCCATCATGAAATAGTTAAACGAGCTCTTGTAATGGCAATGGAGAGGCGGCAAGCTGAAGGCCGGCTACTAGATCTGCTGAAAGAAGCTGCTGAAGAGGGTTTAATTAACTCGAGCCAAGTATCAAAAGGCTTTGGTAGGATGATTGACTATGTTGATGACTTATCACTGGACATACCAAATGCACGGGGCATTTTGCAGTCATTGATCTCTAAGGCAGCATCAGAAGGCTGGTTGTGTGCTTCATCTTTGAAGTCACTCTCTTTGGAGCCAGAAAAGCGATCATTAGAAGATAGTGTTGCCAGAATTTTCAAGACAAAGGCTCAATCTATTATTCAAGAGTACTTCTTGTCTGGGGATATCTTAGAGGTAAACAGTTGTCTAGAGTCAGAGAACAGTACTTATTCGTCTGAGCTGAATGCTATCTTTGTTAAAAGATTGATAACTCTAGCAATGGATAGGAAGAATAGGGAGAAGGAAATGGCATCAGTCTTACTGTCATCCCTGTGTTTTCCAGCTGATGATGTTGTGAATGGGTTTGTAATGCTGATAGAATCAGCAGATGACACAGCTCTGGATAATCCAGTTGTGGTTGAGGATCTTGCAATGTTTCTTGCTAGATCTGTGGTGGATGAAGTCCTAGCCCCACAACACTTGGAAGAGATTGGAAGTCAGTGCGCGGCACCAGAGTCCATTGGGAGCAAGGTTCTTAAAATGGCAAAGTCATTGCTAAAGGCTCGACTTTCTGGGGAGCGGATACTAAGGTGTTGGGGTGGTGGAGGAAGCAGCAGACCTGGATGGGCAGTTGAGGACGTTAAGGACAAGATTGGAAAGTTGCTAGAAGAGTTTGAGTCTGGAGGGGGCGTCAGAGAGGCTTGCCGGTGCATGAAGGAATTAGGCATGCCATTTTTCAATCATGAGGTTGTCAAAAAAGCTTTGGTGGCAATTatggaaaagaagaatgaaAGACTTTGGATTTTGCTTGAGGAATGTTTTGGCTCTGGACTCATAACAATGAACCAAATGACAAAGGGGTTTGGGAGAGTAGCAGAGTCTCTAGAAGACTTGGCTTTGGATGTCCCTGATGTCCAGAAACAGTTTACCCGTTATGTTGAGCGAGCAAAGAATGCAGGGTGGTTGGATTCCTCATTTAGTTTCAGCAAATCAGGACACATTACAGAGAATGGCACTGGCTAA
- the LOC117638014 gene encoding O-acyltransferase WSD1-like, which translates to MELEEEEILEPVSPTGHYFTSSVLSVSNLAVLETEIPFDESQTMSLVQNVFLPISPRFSSIMVENNGKKRWKRVEVKLEDHVNIPIFPPSLSPEAYDKYLDDYISKLAVERLSPEKPLWEFHIIKYPTSNAAGNVIIKLHHALGDGFSLMSALLSCLQRADDPRLPLTFPSRQRSQPKSESLVTKVCSSVFNTLSDFWWGISNSTMDEDDLTPIRSGKGIEFQPIAVSTMTFSLDQIKLIKSKLGVTINDVLTGMIFLGTRLYMQEIDKSSRKARGTAVVLLNTRMMGDYTSIQEMIKPNSKMPWGNHFTFLHVPIPNLFLPEDDHPHEYSNIALEFVSNAQKIISTKRNSLAIYLTSRFLEILNKFGGHEAAAKYIRSTLKNSSMVISNLIGPVEQMALGNHRIRGLYFLVLGSPEGLDVTIVSYMGKVRVAFKMEKGLIDPQKFKSCMENAFEMILKASDAKNN; encoded by the exons atggagttggaggaagaagaaatacTAGAGCCAGTGAGCCCTACTGGTCACTACTTCACCAGCTCTGTGTTGTCAGTGTCGAATCTTGCTGTTTTGGAAACTGAGATTCCATTCGATGAGTCTCAAACCATGTCTTTGGTTCAGAATGTCTTCCTCCCAATCAGCCCCCGCTTCTCCTCTATCATG GTTGAAAATAATGGGAAGAAACGGTGGAAAAGGGTTGAGGTGAAGCTTGAAGACCATGTAAACATCCCTATTTTCCCACCCAGCCTATCTCCAGAAGCATATGACAAGTATCTTGACGACTACATATCAAAGCTAGCAGTAGAAAGATTGTCACCAGAAAAACCACTTTGGGAATTTCATATCATCAAATACCCAACTAGCAATGCAGCCGGTAATGTAATCATCAAGCTCCACCATGCCCTAGGGGATGGCTTCTCTCTCATGAGTGCTCTTCTTTCTTGCCTGCAACGAGCTGACGATCCTCGTCTTCCCCTAACTTTTCCTTCAAGGCAAAGGTCACAGCCAAAGAGTGAAAGTTTGGTGACAAAAGTTTGCTCATCAGTCTTTAACACCCTGTCAGATTTTTGGTGGGGGATTTCAAACAGCACCATGGATGAAGATGATCTCACACCAATCAGGTCTGGGAAGGGAATTGAGTTTCAGCCCATTGCAGTGTCAACTATGACGTTCTCTCttgatcaaatcaaattaatcAAGAGTAAACTTGGAGTG ACAATAAACGACGTTCTTACGGGGATGATCTTCCTTGGCACTCGACTATACATGCAAGAGATTGACAAAAGTTCAAGAAAAGCACGAGGCACAGCAGTGGTGTTGCTCAACACAAGGATGATGGGGGATTATACTTCAATCCAGGAGATGATCAAACCCAACAGCAAGATGCCATGGGGCAATCATTTTACATTCTTGCATGTACCAATACCCAACTTATTCTTACCTGAAGATGATCATCCTcatgaatattcaaatatTGCCCTTGAATTTGTCTCCAATGCACAGAAAATAATCAGCACGAAAAGAAACTCTTTAGCTATTTATCTCACCAGCAGGTTCTTGGAGATTCTCAACAAATTTGGAGGCCATGAG GCAGCAGCCAAATACATTCGTAGCACATTGAAGAACTCGAGCATGGTAATCTCGAATTTGATTGGGCCTGTGGAACAAATGGCTTTGGGTAATCATCGAATTAGAGGCTTATACTTTTTGGTGTTAGGTTCACCTGAG GGCCTTGACGTGACAATAGTAAGTTACATGGGGAAGGTGAGGGTTGCCTTCAAAATGGAAAAGGGGCTTATCGATCCACAAAAGTTCAAGTCATGCATGGAAAATGCATTTGAGATGATACTCAAAGCATCGGACGCGAAGAACAATTAA